GAGCCGTGTTTCCCATTGCGGCAGTATACGTGCCTTGTCCGGCCGCTACCGATAAATATGGTGTACTGCTGCCAAATGCCAGACCTTTAACCTGCGGACTTGTAGCGTTAATTGCTACGTCGATCTGACTGGCACCAACAACAGCATTAATAAACGCCACATTTGATGTTGCGGCCGATGGGGTCAGATCCACGAAGGTATCTCCGTTACCACCATCGTTAAATACTCGTACCCCAAAAGGATATGCGTCATCGGTTCTGCTTGTCCCGTGGACGATAAACGTATACGATGTTTGTGACTGAAGAACGATGGGTGCATAATTCACCTCGAAGGTAGAGTCACCCTTGCGTTTTAACGAAAATGAATACGTACCATCAATTAAATCAGCATTGGGGCTTACTGTTACTCTCCGAACCGGACCCAGAAGTTTAGTTTGAGCACCCGTTAACCACAACTCATATTCAACATTTTGATCGTTGGTACAGTTTGCCAGTTTTATTCTTGATTTGCCAATACCAACTTGTCTGCCATCGGCTACAAACGCAGCAGCAAAGGCAGCTGAGGGAGGAAATGCAATTACAGTGTACGAACCTCCTTCCGCAAGGGACTGTTTGGAAGAATTCCGTGGCTGGCTTTCACCGGCCTGATGTACGGCTACGTCGAGGTCGCCAACAGACACTTGCTTGTATCCACTGCTTTGTCCGAACGTGGTTCCCGAAGTAGCCAGTTTACCATTTACATAAACATCCAGTGCACCTCCGTCGTACACCATGTTTATCATCCGGAGATTTGCTGAAACCGGTTGAGGATTGTTTGTGTTATCGTCACAACCAATCAGAAGAAATAGTCCCAAAGCAAGAAAAGCCAGGATGTACCGCATAATTGTTCCTCAGAGTAGTGCTGACATCATTATGAATTTTTTAAAAAGTCAATTGTACCGGTTATCTGCCACAGCTGCTGTGCAGTTGAGCTTTGCTTATCTACGTAGTGCTGATACCTGTCGCTTTCTTCTGCTATCTCGGCCAAGTAGCGCATTCTGTCAGGTGGAATTATGTAGATTTTCTCTGATTGTTCGTATTCAGGCAGTATGCCGGTTTTCCATTTTACTGAACACTTTTCATTGATTTTCTGAATTATGGCTGAATACAGAACATTGGTTCCGTGGTCATTGAACTGCGAAGCAATTGTTCCATACACGGGCATTGAGTCGGGGCTCTGGTCAAAAAGAAGTCGGCTTCGTTGATATTGCTTTCGAACATCCCGCAGAGCATCATCTGCACCCCTTTTATCGAACTTGTTCAGGGCAACAATGTCAGCATAGTCAATCATGTCTATTTTCTCAAGCTGTGATGCTGCGCCGTATTCCGGAGTCATCACGTATAGGCTTACGTCAGCTACGTCCACTATTTGCGAGTCACTCTGTCCGATACCTGCTGTTTCAACGATTATCAAGTCGAAACCGGCGAATGATAATACACGTAGTGAGTCATGAACGGCTTCGTTAATTGCAACGTGAGCGGCTCGTGTAGCAAACGATCGCATATACACGTTGGGATGGTGAACGGAGTTCATCCGGATCCTGTCGCCTAATAACGCACCTCCGGTTCTTCGTTTTGAGGGATCGATACTAAGAATAGCAATTTTCTTTTCAGGAAAATCATGCATAAACCTTCGAACAAATTCGTCGGTCAGCGACGACTTACCTGCACCGCCGGTTCCGGTAATTCCCAGTACCGGTGACCGTTTCGCATTTTTCGCAAATGCAAATTTCTGTGTGTTTTTATGTTCAGTAGCTGTAACAGCCTGGGCAATAGCAAGAGCATTGCCTGCCATTACTTCTTCCTCCAGTTTATTGCCAAAAACATCAGGGAGTTCAACGTCTGCTTGCTGTACAACATCATTAATCATACCCTGCAGACCCATTTCTCGTCCGTCATCAGGAGAGTATAGTCTGGCAATACCATACTTGTGTAATTCATCTAACTCTGAAGGTAGAATCGTGCCGCCACCGCC
This is a stretch of genomic DNA from Ignavibacteria bacterium. It encodes these proteins:
- a CDS encoding cobalamin B12-binding domain-containing protein; translation: MKNPSPYQPVHTVRIVTAASLFDGHDAAINIMRRIIQATGCEVIHLGHNRSVAEVVDAAIQEDAHAIAMTSYQGGHVEYFKYMLDLLHEKLAGHIKVFGGGGGTILPSELDELHKYGIARLYSPDDGREMGLQGMINDVVQQADVELPDVFGNKLEEEVMAGNALAIAQAVTATEHKNTQKFAFAKNAKRSPVLGITGTGGAGKSSLTDEFVRRFMHDFPEKKIAILSIDPSKRRTGGALLGDRIRMNSVHHPNVYMRSFATRAAHVAINEAVHDSLRVLSFAGFDLIIVETAGIGQSDSQIVDVADVSLYVMTPEYGAASQLEKIDMIDYADIVALNKFDKRGADDALRDVRKQYQRSRLLFDQSPDSMPVYGTIASQFNDHGTNVLYSAIIQKINEKCSVKWKTGILPEYEQSEKIYIIPPDRMRYLAEIAEESDRYQHYVDKQSSTAQQLWQITGTIDFLKNS
- a CDS encoding DUF4397 domain-containing protein codes for the protein MRYILAFLALGLFLLIGCDDNTNNPQPVSANLRMINMVYDGGALDVYVNGKLATSGTTFGQSSGYKQVSVGDLDVAVHQAGESQPRNSSKQSLAEGGSYTVIAFPPSAAFAAAFVADGRQVGIGKSRIKLANCTNDQNVEYELWLTGAQTKLLGPVRRVTVSPNADLIDGTYSFSLKRKGDSTFEVNYAPIVLQSQTSYTFIVHGTSRTDDAYPFGVRVFNDGGNGDTFVDLTPSAATSNVAFINAVVGASQIDVAINATSPQVKGLAFGSSTPYLSVAAGQGTYTAAMGNTALVSNRPINLVNGKKYSVFLIGAVSPLSAGTLELTDEETADPSTALVRFIHLSPEAPKLNVITTIPTDYPVPGMQNMSYRQVSTSPTSGSNFLRLPAGTYSMKFREPDSTANYYSQENVTFENGRVYTMWLGGNKTSGNLKVYVVNHN